A stretch of the Sulfurospirillum sp. UCH001 genome encodes the following:
- a CDS encoding response regulator transcription factor, with amino-acid sequence MQPNLLMIEDDVELAEILCNFLKRYNITVTNYDDPYLGISALSLTKYDLLILDLSLPGMDGLEICKEVRTKSDIPIIISSARSDLEDKIVGLELGADDYLPKPYEPKELYARIMSVLRRYKKSNSPHEETPNTLLVLKEESHTIFFNNVPLTLTPAEYDVLAHLIKKNNCVVSRTELLNSALSLNEDNESRSLDVLISRIRTKLGESSKEPKLIHSVRGIGYRLQA; translated from the coding sequence ATGCAACCTAATCTTTTAATGATCGAAGATGATGTCGAATTAGCAGAAATTTTATGTAATTTTTTAAAACGCTATAACATCACCGTAACCAATTATGACGACCCGTACCTTGGCATTAGTGCTTTGAGCCTCACAAAATATGATTTACTCATTTTAGATCTTTCTTTACCAGGGATGGACGGACTTGAGATATGCAAAGAAGTACGTACGAAAAGCGATATACCCATTATTATCTCCTCCGCACGCAGTGATTTGGAAGATAAAATCGTAGGATTAGAACTTGGTGCCGATGACTACCTTCCAAAACCGTATGAACCTAAAGAGCTTTATGCTCGCATTATGAGTGTGCTAAGACGTTACAAAAAGAGTAATTCACCTCATGAGGAGACACCCAATACATTGCTTGTTCTCAAAGAAGAGAGCCACACGATTTTTTTTAACAACGTCCCACTGACACTCACTCCAGCAGAATACGATGTTTTAGCTCATCTTATCAAAAAAAATAACTGTGTCGTTTCAAGAACAGAACTGCTTAACAGTGCACTGAGTCTCAATGAAGACAATGAAAGCAGAAGTTTAGATGTGCTTATAAGCCGTATTCGTACAAAGCTTGGAGAAAGTTCTAAAGAGCCAAAACTCATTCATTCGGTGCGTGGCATAGGCTATAGGCTTCAAGCATGA
- a CDS encoding thioredoxin domain-containing protein has translation MKKQLLWFVALISSTLFAATDAQIVEHFKSTIQVPNITIEVVSRKGVEGIDGMDFVTLNLSDGSRSQKLSIFTKDDLIFPDVISIKQGGSIKEMMEMAELQKKLSALYKKEEKKNIVTLGNDPKKDTLVVFTDPECPYCRQELAQIEQRLTTNNLKLVFTPVHERSSLEKSVLIYNETAKVKSDAEKIKILKKYYDENVKYEQKVSDAEVARIDELKTKYFGAGIKGVPFIVKEKELLK, from the coding sequence ATGAAAAAACAACTTTTATGGTTTGTTGCGCTTATTTCTAGCACACTTTTTGCAGCAACCGACGCACAAATTGTTGAACACTTTAAATCAACGATTCAAGTACCTAATATTACTATCGAAGTCGTTTCTCGCAAAGGCGTTGAAGGCATCGATGGCATGGATTTCGTGACTTTAAATCTTAGCGATGGTTCACGTTCACAAAAACTCAGCATCTTTACTAAGGATGATTTGATCTTCCCAGATGTTATTAGCATCAAACAAGGTGGAAGCATTAAAGAGATGATGGAAATGGCAGAGCTTCAGAAAAAGCTTTCAGCTCTCTATAAAAAAGAGGAGAAGAAAAACATCGTCACTTTAGGAAATGATCCTAAAAAAGACACATTAGTCGTTTTTACAGATCCTGAGTGTCCTTACTGTAGACAAGAGCTTGCTCAAATTGAGCAAAGACTCACTACCAATAACCTCAAGCTTGTGTTTACTCCAGTTCATGAGAGAAGCTCACTTGAAAAATCTGTTTTGATTTATAATGAGACCGCTAAAGTAAAAAGCGATGCTGAGAAAATCAAAATCTTGAAAAAATACTACGATGAAAACGTCAAGTATGAGCAAAAAGTCAGCGATGCTGAAGTGGCTCGCATTGATGAACTCAAAACAAAATACTTTGGTGCTGGCATCAAAGGTGTACCGTTTATCGTAAAAGAGAAAGAACTTTTAAAATAA
- a CDS encoding CsgG/HfaB family protein: protein MVRNSLVVTVLGAVILTGCATTTPTVVNVEKPTSLQPKIAEQKQEPVLKRKVAIARFGNEAQYGKSALFGINNDYNAEKQATDVLSAKLTQSGKFILLERSDLDKINKETTTFNLQSMNIGADYLIVGSVTEFGRKNISDTGVFSRSKIQTAYAKVSVRLIDVKTGQIVFAQEGSGEADSEAGSAFGVGKHVGYDSTLNDKAISAAISSVVDGIMQNLLAKPWRSYVLSVENGGVIIAGGANQGLKIGDTLSVYGQGKQMKNPQTGMMIELPGSKIADIQVVSQFGSSDTDEGSVCQIINGAISNSSLKDMYVQK, encoded by the coding sequence ATGGTGAGAAATTCTTTAGTTGTTACAGTACTGGGCGCTGTAATATTGACAGGTTGTGCTACAACAACACCTACTGTTGTGAATGTAGAAAAACCAACTTCCTTACAACCTAAAATTGCAGAGCAAAAGCAAGAACCCGTGTTGAAACGCAAAGTTGCAATTGCACGTTTTGGCAATGAAGCTCAGTATGGTAAATCTGCACTTTTTGGTATCAACAACGATTATAATGCTGAAAAGCAGGCAACAGATGTCCTCTCGGCAAAACTTACACAATCGGGCAAATTCATTCTTTTAGAGCGTAGTGATTTAGATAAAATTAATAAAGAAACAACAACATTTAACTTACAATCGATGAATATTGGAGCAGATTATCTCATTGTTGGTTCAGTGACAGAATTTGGTCGAAAAAACATTTCTGATACGGGCGTCTTTTCGCGCTCAAAAATTCAAACTGCTTACGCAAAAGTGAGCGTTCGTTTGATTGATGTTAAGACAGGTCAAATTGTATTTGCACAAGAAGGCAGTGGTGAAGCCGACAGTGAAGCGGGAAGTGCTTTTGGTGTTGGAAAACACGTAGGTTATGATTCTACTTTAAACGATAAAGCAATTTCTGCAGCTATCAGTAGTGTTGTAGATGGAATTATGCAAAATCTTTTAGCAAAACCATGGCGTTCATATGTACTTTCTGTTGAAAATGGCGGAGTCATTATCGCTGGTGGTGCAAATCAAGGATTGAAAATTGGTGACACATTGAGTGTTTATGGTCAAGGTAAGCAAATGAAAAACCCTCAAACAGGGATGATGATCGAACTTCCAGGAAGTAAAATAGCAGATATTCAAGTTGTTAGTCAATTTGGATCAAGCGATACGGATGAAGGTTCTGTATGTCAAATCATCAATGGAGCAATTTCTAATTCTTCTCTAAAGGATATGTATGTTCAAAAATAA
- a CDS encoding ArsS family sensor histidine kinase produces the protein MRWYHSIITRITLIFALALLGIAAIFFSLSIHERDSTLRRMHDYTHLAVRSAFDPLAKQLDYEKLAEMGFTRVEDAKLQERILEIPKPPRPFPMKQMEEKLRFGLYVVPHGMHIYAVLFRRDDKPTILQVPFEKELFPQILFPLLTFAFVIVLYIGIIRSILPLKTLREKIKHFANGDYDITCKSSKKDEIAALANEFDSAVIKIKSLRDSRQLFLRNIMHELKTPITKGKLAAEMIEDATYTSILQNVFKRQEALLEEFSRIEKLSADELKLDIKRYHIEDVVDYALDILDDKHENITCHLTPVELKVDFELFGVVLKNLLDNGVNYAHDHRVTLSNDLHTITVSNHAPALEFSLERYAEPYFLEGKKQKSARGLGFGLFITWHVIRLHGMRLEYKREGEMNHFIIYI, from the coding sequence ATGAGGTGGTATCACTCCATCATTACACGCATTACGCTTATCTTTGCTTTGGCACTTTTAGGCATCGCTGCGATCTTTTTTTCACTCTCAATCCATGAGAGAGATAGTACTTTAAGACGTATGCATGACTATACACATCTAGCCGTCCGCTCTGCTTTCGATCCTTTGGCAAAACAGCTTGACTATGAAAAACTAGCAGAAATGGGTTTTACCCGCGTAGAAGATGCAAAACTACAAGAGAGAATTTTAGAGATACCTAAACCTCCACGACCTTTTCCAATGAAACAGATGGAAGAAAAGTTACGATTTGGCTTGTATGTCGTACCGCATGGTATGCACATTTATGCTGTTTTGTTTAGACGTGATGATAAACCTACTATTTTGCAAGTTCCGTTTGAAAAAGAGCTTTTTCCACAAATTCTCTTTCCATTATTGACCTTTGCCTTCGTCATTGTGCTTTATATTGGCATTATCCGAAGTATTTTGCCACTTAAAACCTTGCGTGAGAAAATCAAACATTTTGCCAATGGAGATTATGACATCACGTGTAAAAGTAGTAAAAAAGATGAAATCGCAGCCCTTGCCAATGAATTTGACAGCGCCGTTATTAAGATCAAATCTCTTAGAGATTCTAGACAGCTTTTTTTACGTAACATTATGCATGAGCTTAAAACACCCATCACTAAAGGAAAGCTTGCCGCTGAGATGATCGAAGATGCAACCTACACGAGTATTCTTCAAAATGTTTTCAAACGCCAAGAGGCTCTTTTAGAAGAGTTTTCACGTATTGAAAAACTCAGTGCAGATGAGCTAAAACTTGACATCAAACGCTATCATATTGAAGATGTTGTCGATTATGCACTCGATATTTTAGATGATAAACATGAAAATATTACATGTCACTTAACACCTGTCGAACTCAAGGTCGATTTTGAACTCTTTGGTGTTGTTTTGAAAAATCTTTTAGACAATGGTGTAAATTATGCTCATGATCACCGAGTTACTTTGAGTAATGACCTCCATACCATCACCGTGTCTAACCATGCCCCTGCATTAGAATTCTCTCTTGAGCGCTATGCTGAACCTTACTTTTTAGAGGGTAAAAAGCAAAAAAGTGCCCGTGGACTTGGCTTTGGATTGTTTATCACATGGCATGTGATTCGTCTCCATGGTATGCGATTGGAGTACAAACGTGAGGGTGAAATGAACCATTTCATCATTTATATATAA
- a CDS encoding DUF4810 domain-containing protein, giving the protein MMQLKHIFLSLSVSLLLVGCANAPQPPLYSWGDYVKSSTKYGMDGHNKEVLEQHSAELKKIIDESDMNKQKVAPGIYAEYGQILFETGKKEDAKQYFLLEKKTYPESEKFINQIMKKLYGEA; this is encoded by the coding sequence ATGATGCAATTAAAACATATTTTTTTATCATTAAGTGTTTCATTACTATTAGTAGGATGTGCAAATGCACCACAGCCACCACTTTATAGTTGGGGTGACTATGTAAAGAGTTCAACAAAATATGGAATGGATGGACATAATAAAGAGGTTTTAGAACAACATAGCGCGGAGCTTAAAAAAATTATTGATGAATCTGATATGAATAAGCAAAAAGTAGCTCCTGGTATTTATGCAGAATATGGGCAAATTTTGTTTGAAACAGGTAAAAAAGAAGATGCAAAACAGTACTTTTTGCTTGAGAAAAAAACATATCCTGAATCTGAAAAATTCATCAATCAAATTATGAAAAAATTATACGGAGAAGCCTAA
- a CDS encoding DEAD/DEAH box helicase has protein sequence MQTFESFGLHQDILKAITEAGFTEPSPVQAEAIPLVLQGHDIVAQAQTGTGKTAAFGLPTMSMIDANLNKVQLLVITPTRELATQVSDELYSLGRFCGIKTVTIYGGSSYSRQIGLIEKGASVIVATPGRMLDLLKNGKLPGFAPKMVVLDEADEMLDMGFLEDIEEIFTYLPKERQTLLFSATMPDPIKKLATKILHEPKFVSITPKDSTTNDDIEQLYYVINEYERDDAMIRLLDALEPEKSIVFCRTKKEVDRLSTQLMAVGYAAKGLHGDMEQNQRESVIKAFRGSQIEILVATDVAARGLNVADITHVFNYHMPFDPESYVHRIGRTGRAGKKGTAITLVTPIEFHSMQRISKKVGSKMEHRIVPSLRDVKEHKLVKIAEDIKSAELNENASKLLAILEDEMDMSQIALKLLSNLLKENTPVGPDKIGLDKKTLENVVKNIEERENSRGGRGGYRGSRDGGRGGYRGNSGGSRDGGGYRGSRDGGSRDSGGYKGTSSRDGGTSRDSRPPRGDGVPRSDRGESRNPFAKEGGRSSGSRDGGGYKGNRDSGDSRPPRAPRGDKPSGAPRSDRAPKSAPRNAYKKD, from the coding sequence ATGCAAACATTTGAATCCTTTGGTCTTCACCAAGATATTCTCAAAGCCATCACAGAGGCAGGCTTCACAGAGCCAAGTCCCGTACAAGCAGAGGCAATTCCTCTTGTTCTTCAAGGACACGACATCGTTGCGCAAGCACAAACAGGTACAGGTAAAACAGCTGCTTTTGGTCTTCCAACCATGAGCATGATCGATGCAAATCTCAATAAAGTTCAACTTTTAGTCATTACACCAACCAGAGAACTAGCGACTCAAGTCAGTGACGAGCTTTACTCTTTAGGTCGTTTTTGTGGCATTAAAACGGTAACCATTTATGGTGGTAGCTCATACAGCCGTCAAATTGGCTTAATCGAAAAAGGTGCGAGCGTTATCGTCGCAACTCCAGGTCGTATGTTAGATCTTCTTAAAAATGGTAAGCTTCCAGGTTTTGCACCTAAAATGGTTGTTTTAGATGAAGCCGATGAGATGCTCGATATGGGCTTCCTAGAAGATATTGAAGAGATCTTTACCTATCTTCCAAAAGAGCGTCAAACACTTCTTTTCTCAGCAACAATGCCAGATCCTATTAAAAAACTTGCTACAAAAATTCTTCACGAACCAAAATTTGTCAGCATCACACCAAAAGATAGCACAACCAATGATGACATCGAACAACTTTACTATGTGATCAACGAGTATGAGAGAGATGATGCAATGATTCGTCTTTTGGATGCGCTTGAGCCTGAAAAATCAATCGTTTTCTGCCGTACCAAAAAAGAGGTTGATCGTCTTTCAACTCAATTGATGGCAGTCGGATATGCAGCAAAAGGCTTACACGGCGATATGGAACAAAATCAACGTGAGAGTGTTATTAAGGCTTTCCGTGGTTCACAAATCGAAATCCTTGTAGCAACCGATGTTGCGGCACGTGGTCTAAACGTAGCTGACATCACTCACGTTTTCAACTACCATATGCCATTTGATCCAGAAAGCTACGTTCACCGTATTGGTAGAACAGGACGTGCCGGTAAAAAAGGTACAGCGATTACCCTTGTAACACCAATCGAATTTCACTCAATGCAACGCATCAGTAAAAAAGTGGGCTCAAAAATGGAACACAGAATTGTTCCAAGTTTAAGAGATGTAAAAGAGCATAAACTTGTAAAAATCGCAGAAGATATTAAAAGTGCTGAACTCAATGAAAATGCGTCTAAACTTCTTGCTATTTTAGAAGATGAGATGGATATGTCACAAATCGCTCTTAAACTTCTTTCAAACCTATTGAAAGAAAATACACCTGTTGGTCCAGATAAAATCGGTCTTGATAAAAAGACATTGGAAAATGTTGTTAAAAACATCGAAGAGCGTGAAAATAGCCGTGGAGGACGCGGTGGTTATAGAGGAAGCCGTGATGGCGGACGTGGCGGATACAGAGGTAACTCTGGTGGTTCACGTGATGGTGGCGGATACCGTGGAAGCCGTGATGGTGGTTCACGTGACAGCGGTGGATACAAAGGCACAAGCTCACGCGATGGCGGCACAAGCAGAGACTCACGTCCTCCAAGAGGAGATGGTGTACCTAGAAGTGACAGAGGCGAAAGCCGTAATCCTTTTGCAAAAGAAGGTGGTAGATCTTCAGGTTCACGTGATGGTGGCGGATACAAAGGCAACCGTGACAGCGGTGATAGCAGACCACCACGCGCACCAAGAGGCGACAAACCAAGTGGAGCACCACGTAGTGATCGCGCTCCTAAATCTGCTCCAAGAAACGCTTACAAAAAAGACTAA
- a CDS encoding HD domain-containing protein, protein MSEKWAYLNDIEGCDVVALYTLHNLVEIVYSKEEKQKSLTINFHVAGGSMGYVECFQLDSIPLPPAKIKHTLSDAIGKVVQVNLYTNVNEHEHYEELELVCENSTYLFYFSDNEEEAHYAKIEKGKAPSLQKALKMDFSLPKELFSVEEFKDHLAFALRAHGEQKTPHGLPYSMHLLSVAGEIINAITCEPLSYDENNVAIACALLHDVNEDTSTTIRKETFLAGNAEVIAKGVAALTKDKTLPSKEAQMRDSLERLKKRQNCVAMVKLADRITNLGVPPKHWDDEKKRKYLDEAKLILSELGYAHSYLAKKLQEKIEAYEQYM, encoded by the coding sequence ATGTCTGAAAAGTGGGCGTACTTAAATGATATTGAGGGGTGTGATGTCGTTGCGCTTTATACGCTTCATAATCTCGTAGAAATAGTTTATTCTAAAGAAGAAAAACAGAAAAGTCTTACCATTAACTTCCATGTAGCAGGTGGGTCTATGGGCTATGTGGAGTGTTTTCAGTTAGACTCCATTCCTCTACCGCCTGCTAAAATCAAACATACACTCAGCGATGCCATTGGTAAAGTTGTACAAGTCAATCTGTATACCAATGTCAATGAGCATGAGCATTATGAAGAGCTTGAATTGGTGTGTGAGAATAGCACATATTTATTTTATTTTAGTGACAATGAAGAAGAAGCGCATTATGCGAAGATAGAAAAAGGAAAAGCTCCTAGTTTACAAAAAGCCCTAAAAATGGACTTTTCTTTACCAAAAGAGCTTTTTAGCGTGGAAGAGTTTAAAGATCATCTTGCCTTTGCTCTTCGCGCTCATGGTGAGCAAAAAACACCTCATGGTTTACCATACTCTATGCACCTTTTAAGTGTTGCAGGCGAAATTATCAATGCCATCACGTGTGAGCCTTTGAGTTATGATGAAAACAATGTTGCTATTGCGTGTGCACTGTTACACGATGTCAATGAAGATACATCTACTACGATTAGAAAAGAGACTTTTTTAGCTGGTAATGCGGAAGTGATCGCTAAAGGAGTTGCTGCCCTTACGAAAGATAAAACCCTGCCTTCAAAAGAGGCTCAGATGAGAGACAGTTTAGAACGGCTGAAAAAACGTCAAAACTGTGTGGCAATGGTCAAACTTGCCGATCGCATCACCAATCTTGGAGTCCCGCCAAAGCATTGGGATGATGAAAAAAAACGAAAATACCTTGATGAGGCAAAACTCATTTTGAGTGAACTTGGTTATGCTCATTCGTACCTTGCGAAGAAGCTTCAAGAGAAAATTGAGGCGTACGAACAGTATATGTAA
- a CDS encoding DJ-1/PfpI family protein, whose translation MTFSVGIFIFDNVEVLDFAGPYEVFTTASRVYKKLHISSIEIPFEVFTIGKTKEPIHARAGLKIDPDFDFTSHPKVDVLLIPGGVVTEELEDTSVINWIMTTSEQTQLTASICTGAFLLAKAGLLDGKSATTHWEDIDDLRAMFPHLAVKENMRWVDEGKIITSAGISAGIDMSLHLIERLINQDLAIKTAKQMEFDWTQNKA comes from the coding sequence ATGACTTTTTCGGTTGGTATTTTCATCTTTGACAACGTTGAAGTACTTGATTTTGCAGGTCCTTATGAAGTTTTTACAACTGCTTCGCGTGTTTATAAAAAACTTCATATATCCTCCATTGAAATACCATTTGAAGTTTTTACGATTGGGAAAACAAAAGAGCCTATTCATGCGCGAGCAGGACTTAAAATAGACCCTGATTTTGACTTTACATCCCATCCAAAAGTTGATGTTTTACTCATTCCAGGTGGTGTTGTTACAGAAGAACTTGAAGATACTTCTGTAATTAACTGGATTATGACTACATCAGAACAAACACAACTCACCGCCTCTATTTGTACAGGTGCTTTTTTGTTAGCAAAAGCAGGACTTTTGGATGGAAAATCTGCTACAACTCATTGGGAAGATATAGACGATCTTCGTGCTATGTTTCCACACCTTGCTGTCAAAGAGAACATGCGTTGGGTGGATGAAGGAAAGATCATTACATCAGCAGGTATTTCTGCAGGTATCGATATGAGCTTACACCTTATTGAACGTCTTATAAATCAAGATTTGGCTATAAAAACTGCCAAACAAATGGAGTTTGACTGGACACAAAATAAGGCATAA
- a CDS encoding DUF234 domain-containing protein, translating into MSKHPTLLHHFRSFYLQNRLDDLEIAIEYFTVFGGTSWNVDTTKPLFELISNKILKNYTYIHTDITKQTHSNKLVHTLLSACATGDRRVFSSYKRARLSREEGNEALHALLRSELIELEYSLERPMREEDDNSDKLSFTTPFMRFWFAFVSPYYKTIKEGDFSEVEKAFTNREQGFSDLIFEKLCQSFLKKSFSEDPIVEIGSYWDKNAEIDILAKTKSGKLIAGSCKYTNAKVKKTELTRLKEKCALAEFEPDMFVIFGKNGFSSELKALKGNDLKLYTLKSLKPLVEEIKEKELIPCQGKKY; encoded by the coding sequence ATGTCAAAACACCCTACTCTACTACACCATTTTCGCTCTTTTTACCTTCAAAACAGACTTGATGATCTTGAAATTGCGATTGAATATTTCACCGTTTTTGGAGGAACCAGTTGGAATGTCGATACCACAAAACCTCTTTTTGAGCTCATTTCCAACAAGATTTTAAAAAACTACACTTACATTCACACCGACATTACCAAACAAACTCATAGCAACAAACTTGTCCATACTCTCTTAAGCGCATGTGCCACAGGGGATCGTCGTGTTTTTTCCTCCTATAAACGCGCTCGCCTAAGCCGTGAAGAAGGTAATGAAGCGCTTCATGCACTTTTGCGCAGTGAACTCATTGAGCTTGAATATTCACTTGAACGCCCTATGAGAGAAGAAGATGATAACTCCGATAAATTGAGCTTTACAACTCCTTTTATGCGTTTTTGGTTTGCCTTTGTGTCACCTTACTATAAAACGATTAAAGAGGGTGATTTTAGTGAAGTTGAAAAAGCATTTACGAATCGAGAACAAGGCTTTAGCGATCTGATTTTTGAAAAACTCTGCCAATCATTTTTGAAAAAAAGTTTTAGTGAAGATCCTATCGTCGAGATCGGAAGTTATTGGGACAAAAATGCAGAGATTGATATTTTGGCAAAAACAAAGTCTGGTAAACTGATTGCAGGAAGTTGTAAATACACCAACGCAAAAGTGAAAAAAACAGAACTGACACGGTTAAAAGAAAAATGTGCATTAGCGGAATTTGAACCCGATATGTTCGTTATTTTTGGTAAAAATGGCTTTAGCTCAGAGCTTAAAGCCCTCAAAGGTAATGATCTTAAACTCTATACACTCAAAAGTCTAAAACCACTTGTAGAAGAGATAAAAGAAAAAGAACTCATCCCTTGTCAAGGGAAAAAATACTAA
- a CDS encoding PAS domain-containing protein — protein MLQIVLFAIIALLLIISLTLFFRLQKLQSKPNTSQRSTLDEEEIFQTLPLPIIYKKNGHWQTNKAFSHAFGVMSKDNSELLSMLPKCGEHTCELQFDNGIIKPTLIYTAPLLGASGDFVAIVVDISHLQKSKALLLQQKERLELALEGCNEALWDWDMKSESVFYSQKWKQLMGYEITETPSTLSSWLNLVHSKDMALVNERLKAHLDGKSDYFEVDHRIRQSAPLQWVKVRGKAIRGKNEQPIRMVGTIRNVTADKAEEMKERFEHERFIAFVEHIPALSFIKNRHGNYLYINQAYQQFLGFKTWKNKTAKDLFDAHTAEKIAEMDRLSLYEGLTQHEITLPTSEGLKSYFSLHQFIIEEEGEKLLCGICINKPFRE, from the coding sequence ATGCTACAAATCGTCCTTTTTGCCATTATTGCTCTTTTGTTGATTATCTCTCTTACACTCTTTTTTCGTCTTCAAAAACTTCAATCTAAACCAAACACATCGCAACGCTCTACCCTCGATGAAGAAGAGATATTTCAAACGCTTCCTTTGCCTATCATTTATAAAAAAAATGGCCACTGGCAAACCAATAAAGCTTTTTCACATGCTTTTGGTGTGATGAGTAAAGACAATAGCGAACTTTTAAGCATGCTTCCTAAATGCGGTGAACATACCTGCGAACTTCAATTTGACAATGGCATTATCAAACCAACACTGATCTATACAGCACCTCTTTTAGGTGCATCGGGGGATTTTGTAGCAATCGTTGTAGACATCTCACATTTGCAAAAAAGTAAAGCACTTTTATTGCAGCAAAAAGAGCGTTTAGAACTCGCTCTTGAAGGGTGTAATGAAGCGCTATGGGATTGGGATATGAAAAGCGAAAGCGTCTTTTATTCCCAAAAATGGAAACAGCTTATGGGGTATGAAATAACAGAAACTCCTTCAACCCTTTCTTCTTGGCTCAATTTAGTTCATTCTAAAGATATGGCACTGGTTAACGAGCGCCTAAAAGCTCATCTTGATGGTAAAAGTGACTACTTTGAAGTCGATCATCGAATCCGCCAAAGTGCCCCTCTCCAATGGGTCAAAGTTCGAGGAAAAGCTATCCGAGGAAAAAATGAACAACCTATCCGTATGGTTGGAACCATTCGCAATGTAACGGCCGATAAAGCAGAAGAGATGAAAGAACGTTTTGAACATGAACGTTTTATCGCTTTTGTAGAACATATTCCAGCACTTTCATTTATCAAAAATAGACACGGAAACTATCTGTATATCAACCAAGCGTATCAGCAATTTCTAGGGTTTAAAACATGGAAAAATAAAACTGCTAAAGATCTTTTTGATGCCCATACAGCTGAGAAAATTGCTGAAATGGATCGCCTTTCATTGTATGAAGGCTTGACTCAGCATGAAATTACTCTTCCAACATCTGAGGGACTCAAAAGTTATTTTTCTCTTCATCAATTTATTATCGAAGAGGAAGGTGAAAAATTACTCTGTGGTATTTGCATTAACAAACCATTCAGAGAGTAG
- a CDS encoding GNA1162 family protein, translating to MQRLLYLGFLALTAFLLTGCAQSVSQVSKGEFYPKVYAHQPKSILVLPARNTTTSVDATDHFRYTITKPLAEQGYYVFPVHLVDAFFKSENISDPEMIRQIPVKKLKEIFDADAILYVDINTWDTGYTVFSSNVDVGLSFSLVDANSGEEIWQNNAYAYSYQGLDGNNGLVGLLVSAVVTAANTGTDYTALAYTANNVGSKQLPQGAYGRAYHKDMDEKIAILDSAKLEDGRLYVDEYFISGLKKEEKVPLTVRQYQKGYFAFPVNNLNIFKHNGYPNYYVTQEINGKKFLRNRFFQYENGFPYLLANGKKVFVYTEKDGTIPYSEENGKYYFQVENIVDLKTQPNS from the coding sequence ATGCAACGATTACTTTATTTAGGATTTTTAGCGTTAACTGCTTTTTTATTGACAGGATGTGCTCAAAGTGTATCGCAAGTGAGTAAGGGAGAATTTTATCCAAAAGTATATGCTCATCAGCCAAAATCAATTTTGGTACTTCCTGCAAGAAATACAACAACTTCTGTTGATGCAACAGATCACTTTCGTTATACCATTACAAAACCTTTAGCTGAACAGGGATATTATGTTTTTCCTGTTCATCTTGTTGATGCTTTTTTCAAAAGCGAAAATATCAGCGATCCTGAAATGATTCGTCAAATCCCAGTTAAAAAGCTTAAAGAAATTTTTGATGCGGATGCAATTTTATATGTTGATATTAATACATGGGATACGGGTTATACCGTATTTAGCAGCAACGTTGATGTTGGCTTATCGTTCTCTTTGGTAGACGCGAATAGTGGAGAAGAAATTTGGCAAAATAATGCGTATGCCTATTCGTACCAAGGGCTTGATGGGAACAATGGTCTTGTAGGATTATTGGTCTCAGCTGTTGTAACAGCTGCAAATACAGGTACAGACTACACAGCATTGGCTTATACAGCGAATAATGTAGGTTCTAAGCAACTTCCACAAGGTGCTTATGGAAGAGCGTATCATAAAGATATGGACGAAAAAATTGCAATCTTGGATAGTGCAAAACTTGAAGATGGCAGATTGTATGTGGATGAATATTTTATTTCTGGGCTTAAGAAAGAAGAAAAAGTACCACTTACTGTACGCCAATATCAAAAGGGGTATTTTGCATTTCCTGTAAATAATCTCAATATATTCAAACATAATGGTTATCCCAATTACTATGTGACTCAAGAAATTAATGGTAAGAAGTTTTTGAGAAATAGATTTTTTCAGTATGAAAATGGATTTCCTTATTTGTTAGCAAATGGGAAAAAAGTGTTTGTTTATACGGAAAAAGATGGGACGATCCCATATAGTGAAGAAAATGGAAAGTACTATTTCCAGGTTGAAAATATTGTAGATTTAAAAACTCAACCAAACTCTTAA